The following proteins are encoded in a genomic region of Ictalurus punctatus breed USDA103 chromosome 15, Coco_2.0, whole genome shotgun sequence:
- the raf1a gene encoding raf-1 proto-oncogene, serine/threonine kinase a isoform X4, which yields MEHLQGAWKTISNGLGMKESALESPCVSPTAAQDFPYQRRASDDSKIPDSKASSTIRVYLPNQQRTVVNVRPGMTLHSCLIKALKVRGLQPECCAVYKLHAGHRSKKSRMDWNTDSTSLIGEELLVEVLDHVPLTTHNFVRKTFLKLAYCDMCQKFLLNGFRCQTCGYKFHEHCSTKVPTMCVDWSNIRQLLLFPTPGESGAPSLPPITSRRMRESMSRMPSSSAHRHSTPQAFNDSTVYPPAGGALSQRQRSTSTPNVHMVSTALPVDSSLIEVDCLNTSPSSWCRRFCLKRRDAIRHGQGHGSGSSPNQSPTGWNQSKTPPPAQKERAPPFSSQEKNKIRPRDKRDSSYYWEIEASEVMLHSRIGSGSFGTVYKGKWHGDVAVKILKVTDPTPEQFQAFRNEVAVLRKTRHVNILLFMGYMTKDNLAIVTQWCEGSSLYKHLHVLETDYQMLQLIDIARQTAQGMDYLHAKNIIHRDMKSNNIFLHEGLTVKIGDFGLATVKARWSGSHQVEHPSGSILWMAPEVIRMQDNNPYSFQSDVYSYGIVLYELMTGELPYSHIANRDQIIFMVGRGYLSPDLTKLYKSCPKAMKRLVADCIKKSKEERPLFPQILSSIELLQHALPKINRSASEPSLHRATHTEDINSCTLTSMKLPVF from the exons ATGGAGCATCTCCAGGGAGCGTGGAAGACCATCAGCAACGGCCTGGGGATGAAGGAGTCGGCGCTGGAGAGCCCGTGTGTCTCCCCCACTGCCGCGCAGGACTTCCCGTACCAGCGCCGCGCCTCCGACGACTCCAAAATCCCCGACTCCAAGGCCAGCAGCACCATCCGGGTGTACCTGCCTAACCAGCAGCGCACTGTC gtgaaCGTGCGGCCCGGTATGACCCTCCACAGCTGCCTTATCAAAGCGCTGAAGGTTCGAGGACTCCAACCTGAGTGCTGCGCTGTCTATAAACTCCACGCAGGACACCGGAG TAAAAAGTCTCGTATGGACTGGAACACGGACTCGACGTCGCTCATCGGAGAGGAGCTCCTGGTGGAGGTTCTCGATCACGTTCCTCTGACCACCCACAACTTT GTGAGGAAAACGTTTCTGAAGTTGGCGTACTGCGACATGTGCCAGAAGTTCCTTCTGAACGGCTTCCGCTGCCAGACGTGTGGGTATAAATTCCACGAGCACTGCAGCACCAAGGTTCCCACCATGTGTGTGGACTGGAGTAACATCAGGCAGCTTCT ATTATTTCCGACTCCCGGTGAAAGCGGCGCTCCGTCTCTGCCTCCCATTACCTCTAGGAGGATGAGGGAGTCCATGAGCCGAATGCCCAGCAG CTCAGCACACAGACACTCGACTCCTCAAGCGTTTAACGACAGCACGGTGTATCCTCCTGCAGGGGGCGCTCTCTCTCAGAGACAGCGCTCCACCTCCACACCCAACGTACACATGGTCAGCACCGCCCTGCCTGTGGACAGCAGCCTGATCGAG GTAGATTGCCTGAATACTTCTCCTAGTTCCTGGTGCCGGAGATTTTGTCTGAAGAGAAGA GATGCGATACGTCATGGACAAGGTCACGGATCAG GAAGTTCCCCAAACCAGAGTCCGACTGGCTGGAACCAGTCCAAAACTCCGCCTCCAGCTCAGAAAGAGAGGGCGCCGCCCTTCAGCTcacaggagaaaaacaaaatc CGTCCGAGGGATAAGAGAGACTCGAGTTATTACTGGGAGATCGAAGCCAGCGAGGTCATGCTGCACTCCAGAATCGGCTCGGGATCTTTCGGAACCGTTTACAAAGGGAAATGGCACG GTGACGTCGCCGTCAAGATCTTAAAAGTCACTGATCCCACGCCGGAGCAGTTCCAGGCCTTTCGTAATGAAGTCGCAGTTCTGCG GAAAACCCGACATGTGAACATCCTGCTGTTTATGGGCTACATGACGAAGGATAACCTGGCCATCGTGACGCAGTGGTGCGAGGGCAGCAGTCTGTACAAACACCTCCACGTGCTGGAGACCGACTACCAGATGTTACAGCTGATCGACATTGCGAGGCAGACGGCTCAGGGCATGGA CTACTTGCACGCAAAGAACATCATCCACCGAGACATGAAGTCCAACA ACATTTTCCTGCATGAAGGCCTGACGGTGAAGATCGGGGATTTCGGTTTAGCCACGGTGAAGGCTAGGTGGAGCGGCTCTCATCAGGTTGAACACCCGTCAGGATCCATATTATGGATG GCTCCTGAGGTGATCAGAATGCAGGACAACAATCCGTACAGTTTCCAATCCGACGTTTATTCCTACGGAATCGTTCTGTATGAACTGATGACCGGCGAGCTTCCGTATTCACACATCGCTAACAGAGATCAG attatCTTCATGGTTGGTCGAGGTTATCTGTCTCCGGATCTCACTAAGCTGTATAAGAGCTGCCCCAAAGCCATGAAGCGCCTGGTCGCCGACTGTATTAAAAAATCCAAAGAAGAGAGACCGTTGTTCCCTCAG ATCCTGTCCTCCATCGAGCTCCTGCAGCACGCTTTACCCAAAATCAACCGCAGCGCCTCGGAGCCGTCGCTGCACAGAGCCACTCACACCGAGGACATCAACTCCTGCACTTTGACCTCCATGAAGCTGCCCGTGTTCTGA
- the raf1a gene encoding raf-1 proto-oncogene, serine/threonine kinase a isoform X2 produces MEHLQGAWKTISNGLGMKESALESPCVSPTAAQDFPYQRRASDDSKIPDSKASSTIRVYLPNQQRTVVNVRPGMTLHSCLIKALKVRGLQPECCAVYKLHAGHRSKKSRMDWNTDSTSLIGEELLVEVLDHVPLTTHNFVRKTFLKLAYCDMCQKFLLNGFRCQTCGYKFHEHCSTKVPTMCVDWSNIRQLLLFPTPGESGAPSLPPITSRRMRESMSRMPSSSAHRHSTPQAFNDSTVYPPAGGALSQRQRSTSTPNVHMVSTALPVDSSLIEVTDLSVSLSMVDCLNTSPSSWCRRFCLKRRDAIRHGQGHGSGSSPNQSPTGWNQSKTPPPAQKERAPPFSSQEKNKIRPRDKRDSSYYWEIEASEVMLHSRIGSGSFGTVYKGKWHGDVAVKILKVTDPTPEQFQAFRNEVAVLRKTRHVNILLFMGYMTKDNLAIVTQWCEGSSLYKHLHVLETDYQMLQLIDIARQTAQGMDYLHAKNIIHRDMKSNNIFLHEGLTVKIGDFGLATVKARWSGSHQVEHPSGSILWMAPEVIRMQDNNPYSFQSDVYSYGIVLYELMTGELPYSHIANRDQIIFMVGRGYLSPDLTKLYKSCPKAMKRLVADCIKKSKEERPLFPQILSSIELLQHALPKINRSASEPSLHRATHTEDINSCTLTSMKLPVF; encoded by the exons ATGGAGCATCTCCAGGGAGCGTGGAAGACCATCAGCAACGGCCTGGGGATGAAGGAGTCGGCGCTGGAGAGCCCGTGTGTCTCCCCCACTGCCGCGCAGGACTTCCCGTACCAGCGCCGCGCCTCCGACGACTCCAAAATCCCCGACTCCAAGGCCAGCAGCACCATCCGGGTGTACCTGCCTAACCAGCAGCGCACTGTC gtgaaCGTGCGGCCCGGTATGACCCTCCACAGCTGCCTTATCAAAGCGCTGAAGGTTCGAGGACTCCAACCTGAGTGCTGCGCTGTCTATAAACTCCACGCAGGACACCGGAG TAAAAAGTCTCGTATGGACTGGAACACGGACTCGACGTCGCTCATCGGAGAGGAGCTCCTGGTGGAGGTTCTCGATCACGTTCCTCTGACCACCCACAACTTT GTGAGGAAAACGTTTCTGAAGTTGGCGTACTGCGACATGTGCCAGAAGTTCCTTCTGAACGGCTTCCGCTGCCAGACGTGTGGGTATAAATTCCACGAGCACTGCAGCACCAAGGTTCCCACCATGTGTGTGGACTGGAGTAACATCAGGCAGCTTCT ATTATTTCCGACTCCCGGTGAAAGCGGCGCTCCGTCTCTGCCTCCCATTACCTCTAGGAGGATGAGGGAGTCCATGAGCCGAATGCCCAGCAG CTCAGCACACAGACACTCGACTCCTCAAGCGTTTAACGACAGCACGGTGTATCCTCCTGCAGGGGGCGCTCTCTCTCAGAGACAGCGCTCCACCTCCACACCCAACGTACACATGGTCAGCACCGCCCTGCCTGTGGACAGCAGCCTGATCGAGGTGACtgacctgtctgtctctctgtccatg GTAGATTGCCTGAATACTTCTCCTAGTTCCTGGTGCCGGAGATTTTGTCTGAAGAGAAGA GATGCGATACGTCATGGACAAGGTCACGGATCAG GAAGTTCCCCAAACCAGAGTCCGACTGGCTGGAACCAGTCCAAAACTCCGCCTCCAGCTCAGAAAGAGAGGGCGCCGCCCTTCAGCTcacaggagaaaaacaaaatc CGTCCGAGGGATAAGAGAGACTCGAGTTATTACTGGGAGATCGAAGCCAGCGAGGTCATGCTGCACTCCAGAATCGGCTCGGGATCTTTCGGAACCGTTTACAAAGGGAAATGGCACG GTGACGTCGCCGTCAAGATCTTAAAAGTCACTGATCCCACGCCGGAGCAGTTCCAGGCCTTTCGTAATGAAGTCGCAGTTCTGCG GAAAACCCGACATGTGAACATCCTGCTGTTTATGGGCTACATGACGAAGGATAACCTGGCCATCGTGACGCAGTGGTGCGAGGGCAGCAGTCTGTACAAACACCTCCACGTGCTGGAGACCGACTACCAGATGTTACAGCTGATCGACATTGCGAGGCAGACGGCTCAGGGCATGGA CTACTTGCACGCAAAGAACATCATCCACCGAGACATGAAGTCCAACA ACATTTTCCTGCATGAAGGCCTGACGGTGAAGATCGGGGATTTCGGTTTAGCCACGGTGAAGGCTAGGTGGAGCGGCTCTCATCAGGTTGAACACCCGTCAGGATCCATATTATGGATG GCTCCTGAGGTGATCAGAATGCAGGACAACAATCCGTACAGTTTCCAATCCGACGTTTATTCCTACGGAATCGTTCTGTATGAACTGATGACCGGCGAGCTTCCGTATTCACACATCGCTAACAGAGATCAG attatCTTCATGGTTGGTCGAGGTTATCTGTCTCCGGATCTCACTAAGCTGTATAAGAGCTGCCCCAAAGCCATGAAGCGCCTGGTCGCCGACTGTATTAAAAAATCCAAAGAAGAGAGACCGTTGTTCCCTCAG ATCCTGTCCTCCATCGAGCTCCTGCAGCACGCTTTACCCAAAATCAACCGCAGCGCCTCGGAGCCGTCGCTGCACAGAGCCACTCACACCGAGGACATCAACTCCTGCACTTTGACCTCCATGAAGCTGCCCGTGTTCTGA
- the raf1a gene encoding raf-1 proto-oncogene, serine/threonine kinase a isoform X1, producing the protein MEHLQGAWKTISNGLGMKESALESPCVSPTAAQDFPYQRRASDDSKIPDSKASSTIRVYLPNQQRTVVNVRPGMTLHSCLIKALKVRGLQPECCAVYKLHAGHRSKKSRMDWNTDSTSLIGEELLVEVLDHVPLTTHNFVRKTFLKLAYCDMCQKFLLNGFRCQTCGYKFHEHCSTKVPTMCVDWSNIRQLLLFPTPGESGAPSLPPITSRRMRESMSRMPSSSAHRHSTPQAFNDSTVYPPAGGALSQRQRSTSTPNVHMVSTALPVDSSLIEVTDLSVSLSMVDCLNTSPSSWCRRFCLKRRDAIRHGQGHGSAGSSPNQSPTGWNQSKTPPPAQKERAPPFSSQEKNKIRPRDKRDSSYYWEIEASEVMLHSRIGSGSFGTVYKGKWHGDVAVKILKVTDPTPEQFQAFRNEVAVLRKTRHVNILLFMGYMTKDNLAIVTQWCEGSSLYKHLHVLETDYQMLQLIDIARQTAQGMDYLHAKNIIHRDMKSNNIFLHEGLTVKIGDFGLATVKARWSGSHQVEHPSGSILWMAPEVIRMQDNNPYSFQSDVYSYGIVLYELMTGELPYSHIANRDQIIFMVGRGYLSPDLTKLYKSCPKAMKRLVADCIKKSKEERPLFPQILSSIELLQHALPKINRSASEPSLHRATHTEDINSCTLTSMKLPVF; encoded by the exons ATGGAGCATCTCCAGGGAGCGTGGAAGACCATCAGCAACGGCCTGGGGATGAAGGAGTCGGCGCTGGAGAGCCCGTGTGTCTCCCCCACTGCCGCGCAGGACTTCCCGTACCAGCGCCGCGCCTCCGACGACTCCAAAATCCCCGACTCCAAGGCCAGCAGCACCATCCGGGTGTACCTGCCTAACCAGCAGCGCACTGTC gtgaaCGTGCGGCCCGGTATGACCCTCCACAGCTGCCTTATCAAAGCGCTGAAGGTTCGAGGACTCCAACCTGAGTGCTGCGCTGTCTATAAACTCCACGCAGGACACCGGAG TAAAAAGTCTCGTATGGACTGGAACACGGACTCGACGTCGCTCATCGGAGAGGAGCTCCTGGTGGAGGTTCTCGATCACGTTCCTCTGACCACCCACAACTTT GTGAGGAAAACGTTTCTGAAGTTGGCGTACTGCGACATGTGCCAGAAGTTCCTTCTGAACGGCTTCCGCTGCCAGACGTGTGGGTATAAATTCCACGAGCACTGCAGCACCAAGGTTCCCACCATGTGTGTGGACTGGAGTAACATCAGGCAGCTTCT ATTATTTCCGACTCCCGGTGAAAGCGGCGCTCCGTCTCTGCCTCCCATTACCTCTAGGAGGATGAGGGAGTCCATGAGCCGAATGCCCAGCAG CTCAGCACACAGACACTCGACTCCTCAAGCGTTTAACGACAGCACGGTGTATCCTCCTGCAGGGGGCGCTCTCTCTCAGAGACAGCGCTCCACCTCCACACCCAACGTACACATGGTCAGCACCGCCCTGCCTGTGGACAGCAGCCTGATCGAGGTGACtgacctgtctgtctctctgtccatg GTAGATTGCCTGAATACTTCTCCTAGTTCCTGGTGCCGGAGATTTTGTCTGAAGAGAAGA GATGCGATACGTCATGGACAAGGTCACGGATCAG CAGGAAGTTCCCCAAACCAGAGTCCGACTGGCTGGAACCAGTCCAAAACTCCGCCTCCAGCTCAGAAAGAGAGGGCGCCGCCCTTCAGCTcacaggagaaaaacaaaatc CGTCCGAGGGATAAGAGAGACTCGAGTTATTACTGGGAGATCGAAGCCAGCGAGGTCATGCTGCACTCCAGAATCGGCTCGGGATCTTTCGGAACCGTTTACAAAGGGAAATGGCACG GTGACGTCGCCGTCAAGATCTTAAAAGTCACTGATCCCACGCCGGAGCAGTTCCAGGCCTTTCGTAATGAAGTCGCAGTTCTGCG GAAAACCCGACATGTGAACATCCTGCTGTTTATGGGCTACATGACGAAGGATAACCTGGCCATCGTGACGCAGTGGTGCGAGGGCAGCAGTCTGTACAAACACCTCCACGTGCTGGAGACCGACTACCAGATGTTACAGCTGATCGACATTGCGAGGCAGACGGCTCAGGGCATGGA CTACTTGCACGCAAAGAACATCATCCACCGAGACATGAAGTCCAACA ACATTTTCCTGCATGAAGGCCTGACGGTGAAGATCGGGGATTTCGGTTTAGCCACGGTGAAGGCTAGGTGGAGCGGCTCTCATCAGGTTGAACACCCGTCAGGATCCATATTATGGATG GCTCCTGAGGTGATCAGAATGCAGGACAACAATCCGTACAGTTTCCAATCCGACGTTTATTCCTACGGAATCGTTCTGTATGAACTGATGACCGGCGAGCTTCCGTATTCACACATCGCTAACAGAGATCAG attatCTTCATGGTTGGTCGAGGTTATCTGTCTCCGGATCTCACTAAGCTGTATAAGAGCTGCCCCAAAGCCATGAAGCGCCTGGTCGCCGACTGTATTAAAAAATCCAAAGAAGAGAGACCGTTGTTCCCTCAG ATCCTGTCCTCCATCGAGCTCCTGCAGCACGCTTTACCCAAAATCAACCGCAGCGCCTCGGAGCCGTCGCTGCACAGAGCCACTCACACCGAGGACATCAACTCCTGCACTTTGACCTCCATGAAGCTGCCCGTGTTCTGA
- the raf1a gene encoding raf-1 proto-oncogene, serine/threonine kinase a isoform X3: MEHLQGAWKTISNGLGMKESALESPCVSPTAAQDFPYQRRASDDSKIPDSKASSTIRVYLPNQQRTVVNVRPGMTLHSCLIKALKVRGLQPECCAVYKLHAGHRSKKSRMDWNTDSTSLIGEELLVEVLDHVPLTTHNFVRKTFLKLAYCDMCQKFLLNGFRCQTCGYKFHEHCSTKVPTMCVDWSNIRQLLLFPTPGESGAPSLPPITSRRMRESMSRMPSSSAHRHSTPQAFNDSTVYPPAGGALSQRQRSTSTPNVHMVSTALPVDSSLIEVDCLNTSPSSWCRRFCLKRRDAIRHGQGHGSAGSSPNQSPTGWNQSKTPPPAQKERAPPFSSQEKNKIRPRDKRDSSYYWEIEASEVMLHSRIGSGSFGTVYKGKWHGDVAVKILKVTDPTPEQFQAFRNEVAVLRKTRHVNILLFMGYMTKDNLAIVTQWCEGSSLYKHLHVLETDYQMLQLIDIARQTAQGMDYLHAKNIIHRDMKSNNIFLHEGLTVKIGDFGLATVKARWSGSHQVEHPSGSILWMAPEVIRMQDNNPYSFQSDVYSYGIVLYELMTGELPYSHIANRDQIIFMVGRGYLSPDLTKLYKSCPKAMKRLVADCIKKSKEERPLFPQILSSIELLQHALPKINRSASEPSLHRATHTEDINSCTLTSMKLPVF, encoded by the exons ATGGAGCATCTCCAGGGAGCGTGGAAGACCATCAGCAACGGCCTGGGGATGAAGGAGTCGGCGCTGGAGAGCCCGTGTGTCTCCCCCACTGCCGCGCAGGACTTCCCGTACCAGCGCCGCGCCTCCGACGACTCCAAAATCCCCGACTCCAAGGCCAGCAGCACCATCCGGGTGTACCTGCCTAACCAGCAGCGCACTGTC gtgaaCGTGCGGCCCGGTATGACCCTCCACAGCTGCCTTATCAAAGCGCTGAAGGTTCGAGGACTCCAACCTGAGTGCTGCGCTGTCTATAAACTCCACGCAGGACACCGGAG TAAAAAGTCTCGTATGGACTGGAACACGGACTCGACGTCGCTCATCGGAGAGGAGCTCCTGGTGGAGGTTCTCGATCACGTTCCTCTGACCACCCACAACTTT GTGAGGAAAACGTTTCTGAAGTTGGCGTACTGCGACATGTGCCAGAAGTTCCTTCTGAACGGCTTCCGCTGCCAGACGTGTGGGTATAAATTCCACGAGCACTGCAGCACCAAGGTTCCCACCATGTGTGTGGACTGGAGTAACATCAGGCAGCTTCT ATTATTTCCGACTCCCGGTGAAAGCGGCGCTCCGTCTCTGCCTCCCATTACCTCTAGGAGGATGAGGGAGTCCATGAGCCGAATGCCCAGCAG CTCAGCACACAGACACTCGACTCCTCAAGCGTTTAACGACAGCACGGTGTATCCTCCTGCAGGGGGCGCTCTCTCTCAGAGACAGCGCTCCACCTCCACACCCAACGTACACATGGTCAGCACCGCCCTGCCTGTGGACAGCAGCCTGATCGAG GTAGATTGCCTGAATACTTCTCCTAGTTCCTGGTGCCGGAGATTTTGTCTGAAGAGAAGA GATGCGATACGTCATGGACAAGGTCACGGATCAG CAGGAAGTTCCCCAAACCAGAGTCCGACTGGCTGGAACCAGTCCAAAACTCCGCCTCCAGCTCAGAAAGAGAGGGCGCCGCCCTTCAGCTcacaggagaaaaacaaaatc CGTCCGAGGGATAAGAGAGACTCGAGTTATTACTGGGAGATCGAAGCCAGCGAGGTCATGCTGCACTCCAGAATCGGCTCGGGATCTTTCGGAACCGTTTACAAAGGGAAATGGCACG GTGACGTCGCCGTCAAGATCTTAAAAGTCACTGATCCCACGCCGGAGCAGTTCCAGGCCTTTCGTAATGAAGTCGCAGTTCTGCG GAAAACCCGACATGTGAACATCCTGCTGTTTATGGGCTACATGACGAAGGATAACCTGGCCATCGTGACGCAGTGGTGCGAGGGCAGCAGTCTGTACAAACACCTCCACGTGCTGGAGACCGACTACCAGATGTTACAGCTGATCGACATTGCGAGGCAGACGGCTCAGGGCATGGA CTACTTGCACGCAAAGAACATCATCCACCGAGACATGAAGTCCAACA ACATTTTCCTGCATGAAGGCCTGACGGTGAAGATCGGGGATTTCGGTTTAGCCACGGTGAAGGCTAGGTGGAGCGGCTCTCATCAGGTTGAACACCCGTCAGGATCCATATTATGGATG GCTCCTGAGGTGATCAGAATGCAGGACAACAATCCGTACAGTTTCCAATCCGACGTTTATTCCTACGGAATCGTTCTGTATGAACTGATGACCGGCGAGCTTCCGTATTCACACATCGCTAACAGAGATCAG attatCTTCATGGTTGGTCGAGGTTATCTGTCTCCGGATCTCACTAAGCTGTATAAGAGCTGCCCCAAAGCCATGAAGCGCCTGGTCGCCGACTGTATTAAAAAATCCAAAGAAGAGAGACCGTTGTTCCCTCAG ATCCTGTCCTCCATCGAGCTCCTGCAGCACGCTTTACCCAAAATCAACCGCAGCGCCTCGGAGCCGTCGCTGCACAGAGCCACTCACACCGAGGACATCAACTCCTGCACTTTGACCTCCATGAAGCTGCCCGTGTTCTGA
- the raf1a gene encoding raf-1 proto-oncogene, serine/threonine kinase a isoform X5, with translation MEHLQGAWKTISNGLGMKESALESPCVSPTAAQDFPYQRRASDDSKIPDSKASSTIRVYLPNQQRTVVNVRPGMTLHSCLIKALKVRGLQPECCAVYKLHAGHRSKKSRMDWNTDSTSLIGEELLVEVLDHVPLTTHNFVRKTFLKLAYCDMCQKFLLNGFRCQTCGYKFHEHCSTKVPTMCVDWSNIRQLLLFPTPGESGAPSLPPITSRRMRESMSRMPSSSAHRHSTPQAFNDSTVYPPAGGALSQRQRSTSTPNVHMVSTALPVDSSLIEDAIRHGQGHGSAGSSPNQSPTGWNQSKTPPPAQKERAPPFSSQEKNKIRPRDKRDSSYYWEIEASEVMLHSRIGSGSFGTVYKGKWHGDVAVKILKVTDPTPEQFQAFRNEVAVLRKTRHVNILLFMGYMTKDNLAIVTQWCEGSSLYKHLHVLETDYQMLQLIDIARQTAQGMDYLHAKNIIHRDMKSNNIFLHEGLTVKIGDFGLATVKARWSGSHQVEHPSGSILWMAPEVIRMQDNNPYSFQSDVYSYGIVLYELMTGELPYSHIANRDQIIFMVGRGYLSPDLTKLYKSCPKAMKRLVADCIKKSKEERPLFPQILSSIELLQHALPKINRSASEPSLHRATHTEDINSCTLTSMKLPVF, from the exons ATGGAGCATCTCCAGGGAGCGTGGAAGACCATCAGCAACGGCCTGGGGATGAAGGAGTCGGCGCTGGAGAGCCCGTGTGTCTCCCCCACTGCCGCGCAGGACTTCCCGTACCAGCGCCGCGCCTCCGACGACTCCAAAATCCCCGACTCCAAGGCCAGCAGCACCATCCGGGTGTACCTGCCTAACCAGCAGCGCACTGTC gtgaaCGTGCGGCCCGGTATGACCCTCCACAGCTGCCTTATCAAAGCGCTGAAGGTTCGAGGACTCCAACCTGAGTGCTGCGCTGTCTATAAACTCCACGCAGGACACCGGAG TAAAAAGTCTCGTATGGACTGGAACACGGACTCGACGTCGCTCATCGGAGAGGAGCTCCTGGTGGAGGTTCTCGATCACGTTCCTCTGACCACCCACAACTTT GTGAGGAAAACGTTTCTGAAGTTGGCGTACTGCGACATGTGCCAGAAGTTCCTTCTGAACGGCTTCCGCTGCCAGACGTGTGGGTATAAATTCCACGAGCACTGCAGCACCAAGGTTCCCACCATGTGTGTGGACTGGAGTAACATCAGGCAGCTTCT ATTATTTCCGACTCCCGGTGAAAGCGGCGCTCCGTCTCTGCCTCCCATTACCTCTAGGAGGATGAGGGAGTCCATGAGCCGAATGCCCAGCAG CTCAGCACACAGACACTCGACTCCTCAAGCGTTTAACGACAGCACGGTGTATCCTCCTGCAGGGGGCGCTCTCTCTCAGAGACAGCGCTCCACCTCCACACCCAACGTACACATGGTCAGCACCGCCCTGCCTGTGGACAGCAGCCTGATCGAG GATGCGATACGTCATGGACAAGGTCACGGATCAG CAGGAAGTTCCCCAAACCAGAGTCCGACTGGCTGGAACCAGTCCAAAACTCCGCCTCCAGCTCAGAAAGAGAGGGCGCCGCCCTTCAGCTcacaggagaaaaacaaaatc CGTCCGAGGGATAAGAGAGACTCGAGTTATTACTGGGAGATCGAAGCCAGCGAGGTCATGCTGCACTCCAGAATCGGCTCGGGATCTTTCGGAACCGTTTACAAAGGGAAATGGCACG GTGACGTCGCCGTCAAGATCTTAAAAGTCACTGATCCCACGCCGGAGCAGTTCCAGGCCTTTCGTAATGAAGTCGCAGTTCTGCG GAAAACCCGACATGTGAACATCCTGCTGTTTATGGGCTACATGACGAAGGATAACCTGGCCATCGTGACGCAGTGGTGCGAGGGCAGCAGTCTGTACAAACACCTCCACGTGCTGGAGACCGACTACCAGATGTTACAGCTGATCGACATTGCGAGGCAGACGGCTCAGGGCATGGA CTACTTGCACGCAAAGAACATCATCCACCGAGACATGAAGTCCAACA ACATTTTCCTGCATGAAGGCCTGACGGTGAAGATCGGGGATTTCGGTTTAGCCACGGTGAAGGCTAGGTGGAGCGGCTCTCATCAGGTTGAACACCCGTCAGGATCCATATTATGGATG GCTCCTGAGGTGATCAGAATGCAGGACAACAATCCGTACAGTTTCCAATCCGACGTTTATTCCTACGGAATCGTTCTGTATGAACTGATGACCGGCGAGCTTCCGTATTCACACATCGCTAACAGAGATCAG attatCTTCATGGTTGGTCGAGGTTATCTGTCTCCGGATCTCACTAAGCTGTATAAGAGCTGCCCCAAAGCCATGAAGCGCCTGGTCGCCGACTGTATTAAAAAATCCAAAGAAGAGAGACCGTTGTTCCCTCAG ATCCTGTCCTCCATCGAGCTCCTGCAGCACGCTTTACCCAAAATCAACCGCAGCGCCTCGGAGCCGTCGCTGCACAGAGCCACTCACACCGAGGACATCAACTCCTGCACTTTGACCTCCATGAAGCTGCCCGTGTTCTGA